A portion of the Stegostoma tigrinum isolate sSteTig4 chromosome 18, sSteTig4.hap1, whole genome shotgun sequence genome contains these proteins:
- the endouc gene encoding uridylate-specific endoribonuclease C isoform X1: MVGRIAAPGAGYDPGTAGIVYQRRIRGGSMASGLVMNQELSNILNEIWKADENRLVPGIDYQISVQGKAGYVPAGSNNAKDNARRPLFSYVNEERLHSIKTFAAFISLLDNYEMSTGIAEVVTPEERAENNRFLDAVLGTKVMQLTHQYLVGKNLTSADPQQFKQHLYDIWFQLYSRGGRYGRDSSGFEHVFVGETKRGREIMGLHNWVQFYLQEKRNHIDYKGFVARKDKNKPDEDDHVLNLQFSWKEMVKPVGSSFIGVSPEFEVAVYTICFLLSQAKVSRELVMVDEYHLQIVVYRHGKYIGSSYPVLLSNNNIPLD, from the exons ATTGGTAATGAACCAGGAGCTTTCCAACATACTAAATGAGATTTGGAAAGCAGACGAAAACCGACTGGTGCCTGGAATAGACTATCAGATTTCTGTGCAG GGTAAAGCAGGGTATGTCCCTGCTGGAAGTAACAATGCAAAGGACAATGCCCGCAGGCCACTGTTCTCCTACGTAAATGAGGAACGCTTACACTCAATTAAAACCTTTGCTG CCTTCATTTCCCTCTTGGACAACTATGAAATGTCCACTGGAATTGCTGAGGTGGTAACACCAGAAGAAAGGGCTGAAAACAATCGCTTTCTGGATGCAGTTCTTGGAACAAAAGTCATGCAG TTAACTCATCAATACCTTGTCGGTAAAAATCTCACATCAGCTGATCCACAGCAGTTCAAGCAACACCTTTATGACATCTGGTTTCAGCTGTATTCCAGAGGAGGGAGATATGG GCGAGATTCTTCAGGATTTGAGCATGTGTTTGTCGGAGAGACTAAACGAGGGAGAGAGATCATGGGCCTGCACAACTGGGTCCAATTCTACCTGCAGGAGAAGCGCAACCATATTGATTACAAAGGCTTTGTGGCCAGGAAGGACAAGAATAAG CCTGATGAAGATGATCATGTCTTGAACTTGCAGTTCAGCTGGAAGGAGATGGTGAAACCAGTGGGCAGCTCGTTTATCGGAGTGAGCCCAGAGTTTGAGGTTGCTGTCTACACCATCTGCTTCCTCCTGTCGCAGGCCAAGGTCTCGCGGGAGCTGGTAATGGTGGACGAATACCATTTACAAATTGTTGTGTATCGCCACGGGAAGTACATTGGAAGTTCCTACCCAGTGCTGCTCAGTAACAACAACATACCCCTGGACTGA
- the endouc gene encoding uridylate-specific endoribonuclease C isoform X3 gives MNQELSNILNEIWKADENRLVPGIDYQISVQGKAGYVPAGSNNAKDNARRPLFSYVNEERLHSIKTFAAFISLLDNYEMSTGIAEVVTPEERAENNRFLDAVLGTKVMQLTHQYLVGKNLTSADPQQFKQHLYDIWFQLYSRGGRYGRDSSGFEHVFVGETKRGREIMGLHNWVQFYLQEKRNHIDYKGFVARKDKNKPDEDDHVLNLQFSWKEMVKPVGSSFIGVSPEFEVAVYTICFLLSQAKVSRELVMVDEYHLQIVVYRHGKYIGSSYPVLLSNNNIPLD, from the exons ATGAACCAGGAGCTTTCCAACATACTAAATGAGATTTGGAAAGCAGACGAAAACCGACTGGTGCCTGGAATAGACTATCAGATTTCTGTGCAG GGTAAAGCAGGGTATGTCCCTGCTGGAAGTAACAATGCAAAGGACAATGCCCGCAGGCCACTGTTCTCCTACGTAAATGAGGAACGCTTACACTCAATTAAAACCTTTGCTG CCTTCATTTCCCTCTTGGACAACTATGAAATGTCCACTGGAATTGCTGAGGTGGTAACACCAGAAGAAAGGGCTGAAAACAATCGCTTTCTGGATGCAGTTCTTGGAACAAAAGTCATGCAG TTAACTCATCAATACCTTGTCGGTAAAAATCTCACATCAGCTGATCCACAGCAGTTCAAGCAACACCTTTATGACATCTGGTTTCAGCTGTATTCCAGAGGAGGGAGATATGG GCGAGATTCTTCAGGATTTGAGCATGTGTTTGTCGGAGAGACTAAACGAGGGAGAGAGATCATGGGCCTGCACAACTGGGTCCAATTCTACCTGCAGGAGAAGCGCAACCATATTGATTACAAAGGCTTTGTGGCCAGGAAGGACAAGAATAAG CCTGATGAAGATGATCATGTCTTGAACTTGCAGTTCAGCTGGAAGGAGATGGTGAAACCAGTGGGCAGCTCGTTTATCGGAGTGAGCCCAGAGTTTGAGGTTGCTGTCTACACCATCTGCTTCCTCCTGTCGCAGGCCAAGGTCTCGCGGGAGCTGGTAATGGTGGACGAATACCATTTACAAATTGTTGTGTATCGCCACGGGAAGTACATTGGAAGTTCCTACCCAGTGCTGCTCAGTAACAACAACATACCCCTGGACTGA
- the endouc gene encoding uridylate-specific endoribonuclease C isoform X2: MLSILSYLPLLVMNQELSNILNEIWKADENRLVPGIDYQISVQGKAGYVPAGSNNAKDNARRPLFSYVNEERLHSIKTFAAFISLLDNYEMSTGIAEVVTPEERAENNRFLDAVLGTKVMQLTHQYLVGKNLTSADPQQFKQHLYDIWFQLYSRGGRYGRDSSGFEHVFVGETKRGREIMGLHNWVQFYLQEKRNHIDYKGFVARKDKNKPDEDDHVLNLQFSWKEMVKPVGSSFIGVSPEFEVAVYTICFLLSQAKVSRELVMVDEYHLQIVVYRHGKYIGSSYPVLLSNNNIPLD, translated from the exons ATGCTTTCTATACTCAGTTACTTGCCTCT ATTGGTAATGAACCAGGAGCTTTCCAACATACTAAATGAGATTTGGAAAGCAGACGAAAACCGACTGGTGCCTGGAATAGACTATCAGATTTCTGTGCAG GGTAAAGCAGGGTATGTCCCTGCTGGAAGTAACAATGCAAAGGACAATGCCCGCAGGCCACTGTTCTCCTACGTAAATGAGGAACGCTTACACTCAATTAAAACCTTTGCTG CCTTCATTTCCCTCTTGGACAACTATGAAATGTCCACTGGAATTGCTGAGGTGGTAACACCAGAAGAAAGGGCTGAAAACAATCGCTTTCTGGATGCAGTTCTTGGAACAAAAGTCATGCAG TTAACTCATCAATACCTTGTCGGTAAAAATCTCACATCAGCTGATCCACAGCAGTTCAAGCAACACCTTTATGACATCTGGTTTCAGCTGTATTCCAGAGGAGGGAGATATGG GCGAGATTCTTCAGGATTTGAGCATGTGTTTGTCGGAGAGACTAAACGAGGGAGAGAGATCATGGGCCTGCACAACTGGGTCCAATTCTACCTGCAGGAGAAGCGCAACCATATTGATTACAAAGGCTTTGTGGCCAGGAAGGACAAGAATAAG CCTGATGAAGATGATCATGTCTTGAACTTGCAGTTCAGCTGGAAGGAGATGGTGAAACCAGTGGGCAGCTCGTTTATCGGAGTGAGCCCAGAGTTTGAGGTTGCTGTCTACACCATCTGCTTCCTCCTGTCGCAGGCCAAGGTCTCGCGGGAGCTGGTAATGGTGGACGAATACCATTTACAAATTGTTGTGTATCGCCACGGGAAGTACATTGGAAGTTCCTACCCAGTGCTGCTCAGTAACAACAACATACCCCTGGACTGA